TATAAATATAGATATATTGTATAAATGATGACATATAATTTACAATTCATATTGATTAAGATTGAAATTGACAGGATGGTTGTGGATATCCCTAATGGTTCTGATGTCACTCAAGGTTAGTAAATAATAAGCAAGCTCTTTATGATAGTTGAAAACATTCTAGCTCCATGCCTGTATggtatttttattgattaaaatattaaatagataACTTGTGTCACATAATAAgcatttaattttgatatattataaagtaatatatcaataaaaataattattttttatattgattgaataaataattatttaaaaaaaatataattatacaattatataaaatattttatattatcaatatcaatgaatcaaaattaaattttaccTAATAATGTATAAACGTGATTGACATATATGGGGTTTTGAAACTATGTTACTGTAGGGAAGGAGTTGGTGACGTACACAGGACCATGTCCACCGGTGGGAATTCACCGCTACGTGTTTGCGGCATTTAATCAAAGTATTGAAGGTCCAATAACTCAAATTGAGCCTCCAAATGGGCGGCCCAATTTCAATACTCGCCAATTTGCTTCCCAACACTATCTTGGGCCTCCGGTTGCCGCTATATACTTCAATTCTCAAAAGGAACCTAAGACTAGGAAACGTCAATGACATTCAAACTTTGTCATTTCCTAtgaccaaaaagaaaaaaactttGTCATTTCCTGTGGCTGAGGCTTGTACCATTTGCCTCCTAATGTGTCTGTGTGTTGTGCTTGGACCTTGGTTTGTGTTTCTACTTTCTTCTGTAGTTTTGTATGGTTTTGTTACCTATGTTATCAATGCTGCTGTCTTTTTAGCTAGGATTCTTAATGTTTGATCTTTAAagtttgattaattaattgtaTGCAAAAGTGTGACACTAAAATTTCTGGGATAAACGCTTGTTAAGTTAAATATATTTGTAAAATTGTATAAATTGAATCCTCAACTACCGTGTTAAATCAATGATTGTTGTGcggattatatttttaaatgatGTTTTAACGATGAGTGTGTAAACCGAACAAATAATGAGAGGTTCATAGACATCGATGTGGTTGAATTTTATGCATGTAAACGTGACACGTTACCTGAAGTAGCAACACATATGTTGCTATCATTGGAGAACAGCATGCAAGCAAACCAGCAACTAAAGATGATGATGAGACCAAGTCTTATTATTTGTGTATTGTGGACCAAGAAATTCGTAAACATAAGATGAACTTAATTATTAAGATTTAAAGCTATAAACTTAAAACTTGCATAGTTGTATGCTTCTAACAGTACAGTTTGGTCGATATTCTTTACATTATTGAACATCGTAGtaaataatttctaaattataaTTCAATTATTTTCTAGTAATCTCTGTATTTAGCCAGATTCAAGTGGATTTAATTTGGTCTAATcttaattgtttaattttataGTACTGTATTATGAGTTATAAACATAAATTAGATTTAGTCTCGCTTTCTAATAAATCAAAACACAACAAATATATCTCCCTATTTTTTTCAGAAAATACTCCGAATAAATCACAGCAGTATCAATCATCACTATGATGATATATTACAAAACTCATCTCGGTTTtatcttatttcttttattgCAATAGTTTAATTCCAATTTCCAAGTCAAAGCAAACCAGCTTCAGACGACCGGCCGCTTTATATAGATCAGtaagttttcttttatttcacaaaacttttgtgtgtgtgtgtgtttttttttgtataattgattttttatctaattaaaaaattataacgaTGTCTTGTAAACAGAACTAATTttctagaatttaaaatttaaattggtAATTTTCATTAGGATTTTACCTGTTACTCAATTTACAGTTAGTTATTGAAAGTAtgtttcatatattattattagtattattcaataaaaaattattacataatAAGAAGacataattaattttcattCTACCATTTGAAAAGCattacaaataaataataatttcttATTTGAAAATAGAATTTAGTTTTGATTTCACTTATAATAAACTTgtgaaaataattaatttttaaaattattatatataaataatcttCTAAAAAAttgtatgaaaatatgaaataatttacgtacattaaaattaatctaTTAAAAGTATTGAATTTAAACTTTTATCAGTGATGTTAGCACcctaaaaataatactaaagTATAAATAGTTTTTTGTTTGATTATTTAAATATGGAAAATAtagtgatttttttcttttccattttgGTAGGAATTGGAATTGGAGTGCTCTAGGGTTTCCTGTATTAGTGATGGGCGCCAATCGTTGAACGTCGCCAACATCACGTTCACATATTCATTCACGTCAAAAGTTTGTTCCTTTTTTGGTTTTCTTCTCTAATTACTATAATCATAATCACTGTTCGTCAACGATATCCTCCAAAGGATTATACCCATAGCATGTTCTCTTCTTTCCCAGGTTCTCTCcctcttttaatttctaatatattttttttaagtttatttatttatttatttggatTTCGTTTTCGCGGTAGATGTTTGATTTGGCTTATTAGTGAGGAAACTTGTGTTTATTTGATTAGCGGAATGATTTTGATTGTGTTTCTTTCTCCCTATGAATGAATCTTTGATTGGTCAGATCAGAATGCACCTGATCTGATTCTTAGTGCCAATCCTTCAATTTCCCAAAAGCTATTCAATTTTCAAACGCTGCCATTCTTAGATAGCAACCACGTGGTGGAAATTGCTGGAACCTCCAAAGAAATTGGAACAAATAATTGGGCCCTCTTAGCTTCTGTATGCGCTTTTTTAGGAATTAGAATTTAGAAGTACACATTCATTTGGTGTATTCATCCAAAGTTTAATGCTATTGCTCACTATACCTTCTGTTGAACAAGTGAAGAGCAGTAGCTAATATTACCGAAGTAAAGGTTTTGTTTTTATGTAGAGATAGATggaaaatgaaaatattaatgaaTTATGTGATTAAATCCTTGTTGTGGTTGACTTAGCTATTGATTTGCAGATATCAGATGCATAAACATATAAGGAAAGCTGCTCGATTGTTTCTTCGAGGTCACAGAAGTGGACACCTGGAAGTGGGTAGACATGGGGTGATTGTCACAGCTGGACACAACATCCACCAATACAGGTCCTACATGCAATATAAGTTTCCTGGTGAAGCACGTCGGTCATTGTTGTGGTATGGGACATATGGGAGCTTTCATAAATGTTATTCTCTTAGGAATACTTCAGTAATCTCAGCAAGAAATGCGACGACACTTAATAATGCTCAAATTGCCTGGAAATCACTGTACAGAAAGTATTGTTCCAGTCGTGACACACTTCCCACCATAAATACGATTGCTCAGGCTGTGAGCCTTGCCTTTTCTCGTTATTATTTTCTTGTCCCTGGCATTTTTGCGCTTACATGTGGAGAGCTTGCATTGGCTCGGGGAAATTGGGTAGATGCAGATCGCTACCAATCACAGAATGCTCTGTATGTTCGTGCACAAGATGGGTACAATTACATGTTTGCTTTTACATACCTTGTAGTTGAAGGAATTGTCCTATTACTTAGAGCTCTATATCTAGCCATATTATTCTCTCCAAGTATCGTGATGGCACCATTTGCAGACTATCTTGGACCAAAATACAGGGAATTGTGGCTCCAGGTCGTTCATCGTACGCTAGAAAAGTCAGGTCCAGCATTCATAAAATGGGGTCAGTGGGCAGCTACACGGCCTGATCTGTTTCCACGAGATCTATGCTCTAAGCTTTCAGAACTTCATTCCAAAGCTCCTGAGCACAGCTATAACTACACAAAGAAAACTATAGAAAAAGCATTTGGCCGAAAAATTTCtgagatttttgaaaactttgaaGAATTGCCTGTCGCATCTGGAAGCATTGCCCAAGTGCATCGTGCTAAATTAAAATATCGTTATCCTGGTCAAC
This sequence is a window from Arachis stenosperma cultivar V10309 chromosome 10, arast.V10309.gnm1.PFL2, whole genome shotgun sequence. Protein-coding genes within it:
- the LOC130958018 gene encoding protein MOTHER of FT and TFL1-like; amino-acid sequence: MGRSTGALSVGKVIGEVVDPFIPTAEITVIYGSKQVANGCEIKPSLAADKPHIRILGPSNNAAHLYTLVMVDPDAPSPSEPSYREWLHWMVVDIPNGSDVTQGKELVTYTGPCPPVGIHRYVFAAFNQSIEGPITQIEPPNGRPNFNTRQFASQHYLGPPVAAIYFNSQKEPKTRKRQ